A genomic segment from Fusarium fujikuroi IMI 58289 draft genome, chromosome FFUJ_chr04 encodes:
- a CDS encoding probable SIT1-Transporter of the bacterial siderophore ferrioxamine B, giving the protein MSSETAPLLGAPEPGSSDLSQNAARPANPKRLSAGVARMAVVSKNLTRAHRIWLFTGIFLVGYAYGLESQVRLAYQSYATSSFDLHSYLSTINVLRNVIAVAVQPTAAKVADVFGRFEVIAISTVLYTLGIAIESTAPSVEVFCTGSVIYQTGHTCIVLLLEVLIADFSSMRARVFFSYLPAIPFLINTWISGNITSAVLSTTTWRWGLGMWAIIYPIASLPLLSCLYFLERKTWESESGKESDEIVLVSLKTKKGRADLFHQLDIIGLVLLVLAFSLILAPLTVAGGTASHWRSWYIILPLVLGFCFMIAFITWEQRGARHPLVPFHLLRDRGAWSALAVRSLLNLAWCTQGNYLYTILIVAFDFSIENATRIISFFSFFGVITGVLAGLVIFKIRRLKFIIVGGTLLFMVAFGVLILYPGGASTSSQDGIIAAQILLGVAGGFFAYPTQASIQASATREHVAILTGLYLSFYNVGSALGTCLSGAIWTQTLYKALKHNLDFQPDETLAKRIYNSPFAVIPDYPVGTAIREAIISSYSSVQRLLCIAGIFVCIPMIIFALALRNPRLSEQQVQTEDEENHED; this is encoded by the coding sequence ATGTCCTCAGAAACAGCGCCGCTTCTGGGCGCTCCAGAACCAGGCTCGAGTGACTTGTCACAAAATGCCGCGAGGCCTGCGAATCCTAAGAGGCTCTCGGCGGGCGTGGCGCGTATGGCTGTTGTCTCGAAAAATCTCACCCGCGCACATCGGATTTGGCTCTTTACGGGTATTTTCCTCGTCGGATATGCGTACGGTTTAGAGAGTCAGGTTCGTTTGGCGTATCAGTCTTATGCAACATCGAGTTTTGATCTGCATTCGTACCTTTCCACGATCAACGTCTTGCGCAATGTTATCGCGGTGGCGGTTCAACCTACGGCGGCCAAGGTGGCAGATGTCTTTGGCAGGTTCGAAGTCATCGCCATTTCAACAGTTCTATATACCCTCGGAATCGCGATCGAGTCAACAGCGCCGTCAGTAGAGGTCTTCTGTACAGGATCGGTGATTTACCAAACGGGACATACATGCATCGTCCTGCTTTTGGAAGTCCTCATCGCCGACTTTTCATCCATGCGAGCGCGCGTCTTCTTCAGCTATCTCCCAGCCATTCCGttcctcatcaacacctGGATCAGCGGAAACATTACCTCTGCAGTACTGAGCACGACAACTTGGAGATGGGGTCTTGGAATGTGGGCCATAATCTACCCCATTGCCTCACTGCCTCTCCTATCTTGCCTCTACTTCCTTGAGAGGAAAACCTGGGAATCTGAAAGCGGAAAGGAGAGCGATGAGATTGTCTTGGTTtccctcaagaccaagaaagGCAGAGCCGATCTCTTTCACCAACTCGATATCATCGGCCTagtccttcttgtcctcgccTTCTCGCTCATTCTAGCCCCTTTAACCGTTGCCGGTGGAACCGCTAGCCACTGGCGTAGTTGGTACATCATTCTCCCCTTGGTCCTTGGTTTCTGTTTCATGATTGCTTTCATCACTTGGGAACAGCGCGGCGCTCGTCATCCTCTTGTCCCATTCCATCTTCTCCGTGATAGAGGTGCCTGGTCGGCCTTGGCAGTTCGGAGTCTTCTTAACCTAGCATGGTGTACGCAAGGAAACTACCTTTACACGATCCTCATTGTCGCCTTTGACTTTTCTATCGAGAACGCAACTCGCATCATTTcgttcttctcattctttGGAGTCATCACGGGAGTTCTAGCTGGTCTTGTCATTTTCAAGATTCGTCGACTCAAGTTCATCATTGTTGGAGGCACACTGCTTTTCATGGTTGCATTCGGTGTTTTGATCTTATACCCTGGCGGAGCTTCGACATCGTCTCAAGACGGAATCATTGCCGCACAGATCCTCCTCGGAGTGGCGGGCGGGTTCTTCGCTTATCCGACTCAGGCATCTATCCAAGCCTCGGCAACGCGAGAGCACGTAGCCATCCTCACAGGTCTTTACCTCTCTTTCTACAACGTCGGAAGTGCGCTTGGAACTTGTCTTTCTGGTGCCATCTGGACGCAAACTCTTTACAAAGCTCTGAAGCATAATCTTGACTTCCAACCAGATGAAACCCTTGCCAAGAGAATCTACAACTCGCCCTTTGCCGTGATACCGGATTATCCAGTGGGAACGGCGATTCGAGAAGCGATTATCAGCAGCTACAGTTCTGTACAGAGACTTCTCTGTATCGCCGGAATTTTCGTTTGCATACCCATGATCATATTCGCACTTGCCCTCAGGAACCCAAGACTATCGGAACAGCAAGTTCAgacggaggatgaggagaacCACGAGGACTGA
- a CDS encoding uncharacterized protein (reviewed:yes 1), with protein MEDPTLFIHWFFSCLSLLIMGVRLIWRKVAKQKFVLGDYLTMGAILCCAVRLALIHVVLTWGTNNIKPSLREKMVFTDEIIHRREIGSKFAITNRVFYNSFLWLQKLVLLDVYRRLLLNLRYQKTIMYSFLLVFFGTYVAVQVTTFSECVPFHLYWQVVPDPGTCSKAQLQLIVVGVLNIVTDVMLLAVPIPLFFSLKTSWKRKLKLYVLFTLGIFIVAITVIRLPINAMNKDSQVNRTTWASTELLTATIVVNAPTLYGFWNKKKQGTGYVYSHSQSNGTGMRSRKNTRINDTLGDDPTTETFALGTVRHSRQPSEGILRTQEITVTEYIDSRKNSKGTGSRTDETEVASNSSQLSILRDQK; from the exons ATGGAGGATCCTACGCTGTTTATCCACTGGTTCTTCAGCTGCTTGTCGCTCCTGATCATGGGGGTGCGGCTGATATGGAGAAAAGTCGCCAAGCAGAAGTTTGTGCTCGGCGATTACCTCACAATGGGCGCTATtttgtgctgtgctgtgagACTGGCGCTGATTCATGTCGTTCTTACTTGGGGAACGAATAATATCAAACCGAGTCTTAGGGAGAAGATGGTTTTTACGGATGAGATTATTCATCGACGGGAGATTGGGAGTAAATTCGCCATTACCAATCGAGTCTTTTACAATTCATT CCTTTGGTTACAGAAGCTCGTGCTACTCGATGTCTACCGACGACTGCTGCTCAACTTGCGATATCAGAAGACGATTATgtattcttttcttctcgttTTCTTCGGTACTTACGTCGCTGTCCAAGTCACGACTTTCAGCGAGTGCGTGCCTTTTCATTTGTATTGGCAGGTCGTTCCCGATCCTGGAACCTGCTCCAAAGCCCAACTGCAACTTATCGTCGTTGGAgttctcaacatcgtcaccgACGTGATGCTTCTCGCCGTCCCGATTCCGTTATTCTTTTCGCTCAAGACATCCTGGAAGCGCAAACTCAAACTTTACGTACTATTCACtctcggcatcttcatcgtcgctaTTACTGTCATCCGATTGCCGATCAACGCCATGAACAAAGACAGCCAGGTCAATCGCACGACATGGGCTAGCACCGAGCTTCTCACTGCGACAATTGTCGTCAACGCCCCGACTCTGTATGGATTCTGgaataagaagaagcagggcaCTGGATATGTTTATTCCCATTCGCAGTCCAACGGCACTGGGATGAGGAGTAGGAAAAATACGAGAATAAATGATACACTTGGAGACGATCCTACGACCGAAACATTCGCTCTCGGTACCGTCCGTCACAGTCGCCAGCCTTCTGAGGGTATTTTACGGACCCAAGAGATTACTGTTACAGAATACATTGACTCTCGGAAGAATTCCAAGGGCACGGGTTCACGGACGGACGAGACGGAGGTTGCGTCAAACTCAAGTCAACTGAGCATCTTGCGGGATCAAAAATAG
- a CDS encoding probable fusarubin cluster-esterase codes for MRFTSLLVAATATFTQCLAASYGSQGEVPAIRTYFMVGGGYVDDGAGGEIFRDQMYVERLVPTKGPYKSTPLVFIHGQAQTGTNFLNKPDGGRGWASQFINQGYEVYIVDQTFRGRSAWAPLAGATKPSTYSAEIIEQRFTAVQEFNLWPQAEKHTQWPGTGKRGDPIFDAFYASNVQFINNATYQQETVQAAGAALLDKIGKPVILLGHSQGGMMPILVADARPKLTKGLILLEPSGPPFRDAVFSTKASRAYGLTDIPLVYSPAVTNPSTDLVQEVQPSRGEDFVECILQAKKPAPRRLVNLAKKPILLLTSEASYHMPYDYCIARYLKQAGCSKTKHIELGEVGIHGNGHMMFMEKNSDQIQALVERWVRST; via the exons ATGCGTTTCACCTCCCTCCTAGTCGCTGCTACCGCGACATTCACCCAGTGTCTCGCTGCGAGCTATGGAAGCCAGGGTGAAGTTCCTGCTATTCGCACGTACTTCATGGTCGGCGGAGGTTATGTAGATGATGGTGCGGGCGGAGAGATCTTCCGTGATCAGATGTACGTGGAGAGATTGGTCCCTACCAAGGGACCTTACAAGTCCACGCCTCTCGTATTCATCCACGGACAGGCCCAAACAGGAACC AACTTCCTAAATAAGCCTGACGGAGGCCGTGGTTGGGCGAGCCAGTTCATCAACCAGGGATACGAAGTTTATATCGTCGATCAGACCTTCCGAGGACGATCGGCATGGGCGCCCCTCGCTGGTGCTACCAAGCCCTCCACGTACTCGGCAGAGATCATCGAGCAGCGCTTCACTGCCGTGCAGGAGTTCAACCTGTGGCCCCAGGCTGAGAAGCACACCCAGTGGCCTGGTACCGGCAAGCGAGGAGACCCTATCTTTGACGCCTTCTATGCTTCCAACGTCcagttcatcaacaacgccaCCTATCAGCAGGAGACCGTCCAAGCTGCCGGTGCCGCccttcttgacaagattgGCAAGCCCGTTATCCTCCTTGGTCACAGCCAAGGTGGTATGATGCCCATTCTTGTCGCTGATGCCCGCCCCAAACTCACAAAGggcctcatccttcttgagcCCTCTGGTCCCCCCTTCCGAGACGCCGTCTTCAGCACCAAGGCCTCTCGCGCTTACGGTCTGACTGACATTCCCCTCGTCTACAGCCCTGCCGTCACAAACCCCTCCACCGATCTCGTGCAAGAAGTCCAGCCCAGCCGTGGTGAGGACTTCGTCGAGTGTATcctccaagccaagaagcctgCCCCTCGCCGTCTTGTCAACCTTGCCAAGAAGCCTATCCTCCTCCTGACCTCTGAGGCTTCTTATCACATGCCCTACGACTACTGCATTGCTCGCTACCTTAAGCAGGCTGGTtgctccaagaccaagcacattgagcttggtgaggtTGGCATCCACGGTAATGGACACATGATGTTTATGGAAAAGAACAGTGATCAGATCCAGGCTCTTGTTGAGCGCTGGGTGCGCTCAACATAA
- a CDS encoding uncharacterized protein (reviewed:yes 1), with product MGGYSVECALCCAPILNKHRDRDVGHGRDSGNDIDRAWMGEFMIIARDPETQETFIIEKARHHRDNTFDVHDDEEVANHGEAFDSRLVKVYHCEGPHAFAAPFHVDCYKVLADAYEPRDIDLSTLYDTLENYCPRDDSIYRSRLKFDYDKPRHSLVGTAHDFSFASPNRVSDLTIFVDELKINSRRSRSSVPHILNGERLTPTKIYNDMPWAKYILSVKQHKMTIDMAMYYKNLVALGNGRLREGNFTLPVRMHLQNRCRIWGVCSRLLEECSARGQSANMTMTMTKTKKQGPLIKHTKKADNILKGAISSPIPLLIFPAYTSTIYDRVSLIEEMKDLEKAEPVIRVYWDASKHLVGIGVYDPDTDTAKTLGSKGLFHRSQDAQIPPDNWLAGILIVTKEVPEQIPRVWRRVIVGIKFMFLYDDFISFGEPMGDVRVLVPKPWHTVVGIGVSWNEGRGVESLVLLQQDQEKVPQSAHCRVGMEYPDDLDGLSVLTMFRPDPRIANFLWRGGIPCRPEIWPTYPVQLDPLMPTPVETLMLTKPHSDNLDYKFILGVDAQFRGFEVFFQYKDKAKTVRRSIGLPTAMHYFFMDSDEQITKCYITGEDKVEGIRFVTDKTQHFIVGRPGREERGLAKEGLNMESIEGFHCRWSDDRNSSLTSLGVLTLEFSSVNLGEEREDKDAENILGHYWVPKRPQTKFPIAEVGQIRGATRVIERLRYPGVGVPGPQTVVTWLDCSKPLESIDITMCHSTTTELLMMTSMIFMYAEGHEPMHFGPIPVVSPKHEKDVKKQDRCACIHGGSFEREIEDIPHYEPDKWHVYGGYLKALRVWLNDVGVLTGLQFVAHESESQKWGFCDGEHVAELDLQSKENKTKGIKFFLDSNGRNDVSEDTVVVAVQLIEVLKNGDKQQNIQYKKPRYVLPPLYNNGQIIS from the exons ATGGGCGGATACAGTGTCGAATGCGCCTTGTGCTGTGCGCCCATACTTAACAAGCATCGGGACCGTGATGTCGGCCATGGCAGAGACTCGGGAAACGATATCGATAGAGCGTGGATGGGGGAATTTATGATCATTGCTCGAGACCCCGAAACACAAGA GACTTTTATAATTGAGAAAGCACGGCATCATCGAGACAACACCTTTGACGTgcacgatgatgaagaagttgccaATCATGGCGAGGCATTCGACTCCCGACTCGTGAAAGT GTACCACTGCGAAGGGCCTCATGCATTCGCAGCGCCATTTCACGTCGATTGCTACAAGGTGCTAGCGGACGCTTATGAGCCGCGAGATATCGATCTCTCAACTCTTTATGACACCCTTGAAAACTACTGCCCTCGTGATGACAGCATCTATCGCAGCCGACTGAAGTTCGACTATGACAAGCCAAGACACAGTCTGGTCGGTACCGCCCATGATTTCTCGTTCGCATCACCAAACCGCGTTTCTGATCTTACCATATTTGTGGACGagcttaaaataaactcacgACGATCTCGCTCAAGTGTTCCGCACATCCTCAATGGCGAAAGGTTGACTCCTACAAAGATCTACAATGATATGCCATGGGCAAAGTACATTCTTTCGGTCAAACAGCACAAGATGACAATTGATATGGCCATGTACTACAAGAATCTCGTCGCTCTCGGCAATGGCCGCCTAAGGGAGGGGAACTTCACACTTCCAGTCAGGATGCATCTTCAGAATCGGTGTCGGATCTGGGGTGTATGTTCTCGACTTTTGGAGGAGTGCTCGGCACGCGGCCAGTCGGCGAACATGACGATGACTatgacgaagacgaaaaAGCAGgggcctttaattaaacATACTAAGAAGGCTGAcaatattttaaagggcgCCATCTCGAGTCCCATACCGCTCTTGATATTCCCAGCCTACACCAGCACAATCTATGACAGAGTCAGCCTCATCGAGGAGATGAAAGATCTCGAGAAAGCCGAGCCTGTGATTAGGGTTTATTGGGATGCCAGCAAGCACCTTGTTGGTATTGGGGTTTACGATCCCGACACAGATACAGCCAAGACCTTAGGATCAAAGGGTTTATTTCACAGGAGCCAAGATGCACAGATCCCCCCAGATAATTGGCTAGCAGGAATTCTCATCGTGACGAAGGAAGTGCCTGAACAGATACCCAGGGTCTGGCGACGAGTGATTGTAGGGATCAAGTTTATGTTCCTGTACGACGACTTTATTTCGTTCGGTGAACCTATGGGAGACGTCCGAGTTCTCGTTCCCAAGCCTTGGCATACTGTGGTTGGCATTGGCGTTTCGTGGAATGAGGGAAGAGGAGTGGAAAGCCTGGTTCTTCTgcagcaagatcaagaaaaGGTGCCTCAGTCTGCCCATTGTCGGGTCGGGATGGAATACCCTGATGATCTAGACGGACTCTCAGTATTAACGATGTTTCGACCCGATCCTAGAATCGCAAACTTCCTCTGGAGAGGCGGCATCCCCTGCCGGCCCGAAATCTGGCCGACTTACCCAGTGCAACTAGACCCCTTGATGCCAACGCCTGTAGAGACACTGATGCTCACCAAGCCGCACAGCGATAACTTGGACTACAAATTCATTCTTGGAGTGGATGCTCAATTTCGCGGGTTCGAAGTCTTTTTTCAATATAAGGACAAAGCAAAAACAGTCCGGCGATCTATCGGCCTCCCCACTGCCATGCACTACTTCTTCATGGATAGCGATGAGCAGATCACGAAATGCTATATTACTGGGGAGGATAAAGTTGAGGGCATTCGCTTCGTAACGGATAAAACACAGCATTTCATCGTTGGTAGACCTGGACGAGAAGAGAGGGGCCTTGCCAAAGAAGGGTTAAACATGGAGTCCATTGAAGGTTTTCACTGCCGATGGTCTGACGACCGAAACAGCTCACTGACGTCCCTTGGGGTATTGACGCTCGAGTTTAGCTCTGTGAATTTAGGAGAAGAACGCGAGGATAAGGATGCTGAGAATATTTTGGGGCATTACTGGGTCCCCAAACGTCCGCAGACAAAATTCCCAATAGCTGAAGTTGGACAGATCCGTGGCGCGACAAGAGTTATCGAGAGACTGCGCTACCCCGGCGTTGGCGTCCCGGGTCCGCAGACAGTTGTGACGTGGCTCGACTGCTCAAAACCACTTGAATCCATCGACATTACGATGTGTCATAGCACGACGACAGAGCTGCTCATGATGACCTCCATGATTTTCATGTACGCAGAAGGCCATGAGCCAATGCACTTCGGGCCAATACCCGTAGTATCACCAAAGCACGAGAAAGACGTCAAGAAGCAAGACCGATGCGCTTGTATACATGGAGGTTCTTTCGAACGAGAGATCGAAGACATACCTCACTATGAACCCGATAAGTGGCACGTTTACGGCGGATACCTAAAGGCTCTCCGTGTATGGCTTAACGACGTGGGCGTCTTGACCGGTCTGCAGTTCGTGGCTCATGAATCTGAGAGTCAGAAGTGGGGGTTCTGCGATGGCGAACACGTGGCTGAGTTGGACCTCCAGAGCAAGGAAAATAAAACAAAAGGGATCAAGTTCTTCCTAGACTCGAATGGGAGAAACGATGTGAGCGAGGATACCGTCGTTGTAGCTGTTCAACTGATCGAGGTACTGAAGAATGGGGATAAACAACAGAACATCCAGTACAAGAAACCAAGGTATGTTTTACCTCCTTTATACAATAATGGTCAGATCATAAGCTAA